The following are encoded together in the Candidatus Methylarchaceae archaeon HK02M2 genome:
- the ribC gene encoding riboflavin synthase, with the protein MRNAKIGIADTTFARVDMAAIAINILKRYGNVKIVRYTVPGIKDLPVATKKLFEENNCDAAIAFGMPGPHPLDKQSAQVASTGLMITQLMTNKHVLEVFVHEDEVKDNRELYEISKNRAEKHVNNVIKLLFKPEDLMKEAGMGKRQGFPDVGPIIL; encoded by the coding sequence TTGAGGAACGCAAAGATAGGTATTGCTGACACAACATTTGCAAGGGTAGATATGGCTGCGATCGCTATAAATATCTTGAAAAGGTATGGGAATGTTAAGATTGTAAGATATACCGTGCCAGGTATAAAGGATTTACCTGTAGCAACGAAAAAGCTATTTGAAGAAAACAATTGTGATGCTGCAATAGCTTTCGGTATGCCAGGCCCTCATCCATTAGATAAACAAAGTGCCCAAGTAGCTTCTACTGGTCTCATGATAACCCAGCTCATGACAAACAAGCATGTACTAGAGGTATTCGTCCATGAAGATGAAGTAAAAGATAATCGTGAGTTGTATGAAATATCAAAAAATAGGGCTGAAAAGCATGTAAATAATGTTATTAAACTCCTTTTCAAACCAGAAGATCTTATGAAAGAAGCTGGCATGGGTAAGCGTCAAGGTTTTCCAGACGTTGGACCGATAATATTGTAG
- a CDS encoding sugar phosphate isomerase/epimerase, which translates to MALVGLSSLFLFLKEEPFEKIIEEVKSERESSQNPDIWEIVDEGFHSITRNRVKLIQELSSQGYIFTIHSPYSRINIADINSSRRRESLAKLKKSIETAALIEAKAFVLHPGLKTDCNDRIISKLNEESILTLYDYAGSFGIVLAVENMNPNTQYFMTKPVDFEEFFKRNNIRLKIVFDLGHAHIGSNIDDFISKLSDRFITVHSHDNNGDRDAHFGIGDGSIDWKGVISQLIRRDFRGMHIVEAVRKPYESVGKLKEMLHPF; encoded by the coding sequence ATGGCTTTAGTTGGTTTATCATCTCTCTTTCTCTTCCTGAAAGAAGAGCCTTTTGAAAAGATAATAGAAGAAGTAAAGTCTGAAAGAGAAAGTTCTCAAAATCCAGATATTTGGGAGATAGTCGATGAAGGTTTTCACTCTATTACTCGTAATAGGGTCAAATTGATTCAGGAATTAAGTTCACAGGGATATATATTTACGATTCACTCACCTTATAGTAGGATAAATATTGCGGATATCAATAGTAGTAGACGCCGTGAGTCTTTAGCCAAGCTTAAAAAATCTATAGAGACTGCGGCTTTAATAGAGGCGAAAGCTTTTGTCCTACATCCTGGTCTAAAAACAGATTGCAATGATCGTATTATATCTAAGTTAAATGAAGAATCTATCTTAACGCTCTACGACTATGCTGGGTCTTTTGGCATAGTACTTGCCGTTGAGAACATGAACCCTAATACACAATATTTTATGACAAAACCTGTCGATTTCGAAGAGTTCTTTAAGAGAAATAACATTCGTCTAAAGATAGTCTTCGATTTGGGTCATGCGCACATAGGATCGAATATAGATGATTTTATATCAAAACTTTCAGATAGGTTCATTACTGTTCACTCACATGATAATAATGGCGATAGAGATGCGCACTTTGGAATAGGAGATGGTTCTATCGATTGGAAAGGTGTCATATCCCAACTCATAAGGCGGGATTTTAGGGGAATGCATATAGTAGAAGCTGTTAGAAAACCTTACGAGTCTGTAGGCAAATTAAAAGAGATGTTACACCCATTTTAA
- a CDS encoding 2,5-diamino-6-(ribosylamino)-4(3H)-pyrimidinone 5'-phosphate reductase — protein sequence MDLCQNIHDDRPYIILNAAMTLDGKIATKNRDSKMSSKEDLMRVHSLRASVDAIMVGINTILVDNPSLTVRYCKGRNPMRVVVDSRARTPIKSRIISSESQTLIATTSKASYNRVKNLESAGAKVIICGDKEKVDLIILLKKLKEMGVRKLLVEGGGNINWSLISKKLFDELNVTICPYIFGGRESVTLVEGDGVVSVDEGIRVKLFRVKQLRDELILIYRAY from the coding sequence ATGGATCTCTGCCAAAATATTCATGATGATCGACCTTATATTATCCTGAATGCAGCCATGACTTTGGATGGGAAGATTGCGACGAAAAATAGAGATTCGAAGATGTCGAGTAAAGAAGACCTCATGAGGGTACATTCACTTAGAGCTTCTGTTGACGCCATAATGGTTGGTATAAATACAATTTTAGTTGATAATCCATCTCTCACAGTGAGATACTGCAAAGGGAGGAACCCAATGAGGGTAGTTGTTGATAGTAGAGCGAGAACTCCTATAAAGTCAAGGATAATTTCTTCTGAATCTCAAACTCTTATAGCAACCACCAGCAAAGCATCGTACAATCGAGTGAAAAATCTTGAAAGTGCTGGAGCGAAGGTAATAATATGTGGAGATAAAGAAAAGGTAGATCTTATAATATTACTCAAGAAACTTAAAGAGATGGGTGTAAGGAAGTTACTTGTAGAAGGTGGCGGCAATATTAACTGGAGTTTAATCAGCAAAAAATTGTTCGATGAGTTAAATGTTACTATATGCCCATATATTTTTGGGGGAAGAGAATCAGTAACTTTAGTAGAGGGTGATGGTGTGGTAAGCGTAGACGAAGGAATTCGAGTAAAACTTTTTAGAGTAAAACAGTTAAGGGATGAATTAATTTTAATCTATCGAGCTTATTGA
- a CDS encoding creatininase family protein, whose protein sequence is MNFLPNLTWQEVDKLRNRTEKVLIPIGSLEQHGPHLPLSTDTIIAFEVAKRVAERLDIALISPINFGFSVEHLGFPGTISLEPLTLIAILEDMCSSLSENGFRKIFIINGHCGNRAIIEGAIQFIKNELNISIYSFTILNMVENVFSKIRESKIGDIGHADEIETSLMLTICPEKVRIDKYVDESPKLQPHLSFETRDRGFSFAWKTKEVSDSGVIGAPSKASKEKGKLILEDLVTRISVLVGDL, encoded by the coding sequence ATGAATTTCCTACCTAATCTAACTTGGCAAGAGGTCGATAAGCTAAGAAATAGAACTGAAAAAGTATTGATCCCGATAGGAAGTCTTGAGCAACACGGTCCACATCTACCACTCTCTACAGATACGATCATTGCCTTCGAAGTAGCCAAAAGGGTTGCTGAAAGATTAGACATCGCTTTAATCTCACCAATAAATTTTGGCTTCTCTGTAGAACATTTAGGCTTCCCGGGCACAATTTCTTTAGAACCTTTGACCCTAATTGCAATCTTGGAAGATATGTGCTCAAGTTTATCTGAAAATGGCTTTAGGAAGATTTTCATCATAAATGGTCATTGTGGAAATAGAGCAATTATAGAGGGTGCTATCCAGTTTATTAAAAACGAATTGAATATTTCAATATACTCTTTTACAATATTGAATATGGTTGAAAATGTCTTCTCTAAAATAAGAGAGTCCAAAATCGGAGATATAGGGCATGCTGACGAGATTGAGACTTCTTTGATGCTCACGATCTGTCCCGAAAAGGTAAGGATAGATAAATATGTAGATGAATCTCCTAAGTTACAGCCTCATCTCTCATTTGAAACAAGAGATCGAGGTTTCTCATTTGCATGGAAGACAAAGGAAGTAAGCGATTCTGGGGTAATTGGCGCACCTAGTAAAGCTTCCAAGGAGAAAGGAAAACTCATTTTGGAAGACCTCGTGACAAGAATTAGTGTACTCGTAGGAGATCTTTAA
- the ribH gene encoding 6,7-dimethyl-8-ribityllumazine synthase, translating to MENIQIALVVSEFNFDISYLMLERAKEHAIFLGAQITYICKAPGSFDMPILIESLLEKQDVNAVVTLGAIVEGETKHDEIIAQHVTRKVTDLSVKYRKPVSLGVSGPGMSRIQGLERIDEYAKRAVEAAVKMVKRIRILKEIKVTQYPTMVE from the coding sequence ATGGAGAATATCCAAATAGCTTTGGTCGTTTCTGAGTTTAACTTCGATATTTCTTACCTTATGCTAGAGAGAGCTAAAGAGCATGCTATATTTTTAGGAGCGCAAATTACGTACATCTGCAAAGCACCTGGGTCTTTCGATATGCCAATATTAATTGAATCCCTGCTTGAGAAGCAGGATGTGAATGCTGTTGTAACACTTGGGGCGATTGTAGAAGGTGAAACAAAGCACGATGAAATTATCGCGCAACACGTAACCAGAAAGGTAACAGATCTATCGGTCAAATATAGAAAGCCTGTATCTCTTGGAGTTTCAGGACCAGGTATGTCGAGGATTCAGGGTTTAGAGCGTATAGATGAATATGCAAAGAGGGCTGTGGAAGCAGCAGTCAAGATGGTAAAGCGTATAAGGATTTTAAAAGAGATTAAAGTGACCCAATACCCAACTATGGTTGAGTAA
- a CDS encoding NAD(P)H-hydrate dehydratase produces the protein MNTITPEEMAIADENSEYLGVSRILLMENAGKSVAEIVKEKLEKTSGKKVVVVAGTGNNGGDGLVCARHISERANVIVILLGRVGDIKTYESLTNWKIIQKMKIKVRYALAPNVDSLLNLVSEIEEADIIVDAIFGTGIKGKIREPFSSAIDKINLSKGFKVAVDIPSGLDPLTGDVHDKCVIADVTVTLHKMKVGLVNKSNITGDVIVSSIGMPPEAEIVAGPGDVRYSIKPRYAFSKKGDYGRILIIGGSKDYSGAPTLAALASLRTGADLAIIAAPKSVVDVIRSFSPNLIVRKLGDDYFTSNDLPELKKLAEHCSSIIAGPGLGLEEETKNAILDFMMTVGKDKPMLIDADALKALSKDPTCLYGYPAVITPHVGEFEIVTHSIMAPPNKLKDRIQDVKNEANRLGLTILLKSHEDIISDGNRFKINLTGNPGMTTGGTGDILSGIVATLLAWGVNPFRAASAGAFISGSAGDLAVKDMGYHIMATDVIDKINDALIKFDIPEME, from the coding sequence ATGAATACTATCACACCAGAAGAGATGGCAATCGCTGATGAAAACTCAGAGTATCTGGGAGTATCAAGAATTCTTTTGATGGAAAATGCAGGGAAAAGTGTCGCAGAAATCGTTAAAGAAAAACTAGAGAAAACATCAGGAAAAAAAGTTGTTGTCGTGGCTGGGACTGGGAATAATGGAGGAGACGGTCTTGTATGTGCAAGGCACATATCTGAAAGAGCAAACGTAATTGTCATCCTTTTAGGGAGAGTTGGAGATATAAAAACCTATGAGTCTTTAACAAATTGGAAAATAATTCAAAAAATGAAGATCAAAGTCCGATACGCTTTAGCACCTAATGTTGACTCATTATTGAATTTGGTAAGTGAAATAGAAGAAGCAGATATTATAGTCGACGCAATCTTTGGGACAGGAATCAAGGGAAAGATAAGAGAGCCTTTTTCATCTGCTATAGATAAGATCAATTTATCAAAGGGCTTTAAGGTTGCTGTCGATATACCTTCTGGTCTAGACCCTTTAACTGGAGATGTTCACGATAAATGTGTGATAGCAGACGTTACTGTTACTTTGCATAAAATGAAAGTTGGATTAGTAAATAAAAGCAATATAACAGGAGACGTAATTGTGTCTTCGATAGGAATGCCACCAGAAGCTGAAATTGTAGCTGGACCCGGTGATGTACGTTATTCTATAAAACCAAGATATGCATTTTCAAAGAAAGGGGATTATGGTCGTATATTGATAATAGGGGGAAGTAAAGATTATTCTGGAGCACCAACATTGGCAGCTCTTGCATCTTTACGTACTGGAGCAGATTTGGCGATTATAGCTGCACCAAAAAGCGTAGTTGACGTAATCCGGTCGTTTTCGCCGAACCTTATTGTGAGAAAATTGGGAGATGATTACTTTACTTCCAACGATCTACCAGAGTTGAAAAAGTTGGCAGAGCATTGTTCAAGTATAATAGCAGGTCCAGGTCTAGGATTGGAAGAAGAGACAAAAAACGCTATTTTAGACTTCATGATGACAGTAGGAAAGGACAAGCCTATGTTGATTGATGCTGATGCTCTAAAAGCCTTATCGAAAGATCCTACATGCTTATATGGTTATCCAGCGGTGATTACACCCCATGTAGGAGAGTTCGAGATAGTTACGCATAGCATAATGGCACCGCCAAATAAATTAAAAGATAGGATACAAGATGTTAAGAATGAAGCTAATAGATTAGGTTTAACTATATTATTAAAGAGTCATGAGGATATAATATCTGATGGTAATCGTTTCAAGATAAATCTGACCGGAAATCCAGGAATGACTACTGGTGGAACAGGAGATATATTATCAGGCATAGTGGCTACATTATTGGCTTGGGGCGTAAATCCATTTAGAGCTGCTAGTGCTGGTGCCTTTATTTCTGGATCTGCTGGAGATCTAGCAGTAAAGGATATGGGATATCATATAATGGCAACAGATGTTATAGATAAGATTAATGATGCGTTGATTAAGTTTGATATCCCTGAGATGGAATAA
- the ribB gene encoding 3,4-dihydroxy-2-butanone-4-phosphate synthase, producing the protein MTLKQGKIVLIHDSNDRENETDMVIAAQHITPDHIKTMRKDAGGLICVAIRFDIASRLGLPYMSEILKIASKKYPNLLELINSQAIYGRSAFSLSVNHRKTFTGITDFDRALTIKKIARLCNLAIQGFDDIKYEFARNFRAPGHIQLLIASNGLISERIGHTELSVYLAQLAGLTPVTVICEMLDDKTHRSLLTQSARDYAKIHGKPFIEGYEIVSYYESSNGV; encoded by the coding sequence TTGACTCTCAAACAAGGAAAGATCGTACTCATACATGATTCAAATGACAGAGAAAACGAGACGGATATGGTTATTGCTGCTCAACACATTACTCCTGATCATATAAAAACGATGCGCAAAGATGCAGGAGGACTCATTTGTGTCGCTATCAGATTTGATATCGCAAGTAGGCTAGGGTTACCATACATGTCAGAGATATTAAAAATTGCCAGTAAAAAGTATCCTAATTTGCTAGAACTTATTAATTCTCAAGCCATTTATGGAAGGTCAGCGTTTTCCCTATCTGTAAACCACAGAAAAACGTTTACTGGAATTACAGATTTTGATAGAGCTCTAACGATCAAAAAAATTGCTAGACTTTGTAATCTTGCGATACAAGGTTTTGATGATATTAAGTACGAGTTTGCTAGAAATTTTAGGGCACCAGGTCATATTCAGCTTTTAATAGCCTCTAATGGTCTTATCTCTGAGAGAATCGGTCATACAGAACTCTCCGTCTATCTTGCCCAGTTAGCAGGTCTCACACCTGTGACAGTAATATGTGAGATGCTTGATGATAAAACTCATAGATCTTTGCTAACTCAATCAGCTCGAGATTACGCTAAAATACACGGTAAACCATTCATCGAAGGTTATGAAATAGTAAGCTATTATGAAAGCTCAAATGGGGTGTAA
- a CDS encoding amidohydrolase family protein produces the protein MRNSIIEGATAIVSQNLDIIKKAFIRIDDGYFTEVSERNSHNRQRYVCYKGNNLVVIPGLINAHTHLGDSFAKDIEIDKSFNELIHPMTGLKHKLLDSVTQSLIVKSMRDSALDMLRCGVTTFADFREGGKKGVILLKRALKGVKIRALILGRPNYYFDEEEVLKNSPMPDEKFHEVEEVLKICDGLGLSGPNEYTDQSMKELSRLVNGKKLLAIHVCEDRCSVDFSLKNFHQSEVKRALKNDKLDFLVHLTHPRNEDLKLVTKAKVPVVCCPRANSILGCGFPPINSMIKSGITVALGTDNVMFSSIDLFREMDFTSRVSRALEREPSKISSKEIMKMATINASKALKLDKEIGSIEEGKRADAVFINMGTRNLKSVKNTINAIVHRVRPDDIQAVMVGGEIVYGSLPKYS, from the coding sequence ATGAGAAACTCAATAATAGAAGGAGCAACTGCAATAGTAAGTCAGAATTTAGATATAATTAAGAAAGCATTCATAAGAATAGATGATGGTTATTTCACAGAAGTAAGTGAAAGAAATTCACATAATCGACAAAGATATGTCTGTTATAAAGGGAATAACTTAGTTGTAATACCAGGCTTGATAAATGCGCATACACATCTAGGGGACTCTTTTGCAAAAGATATCGAGATCGATAAATCTTTTAATGAGCTTATCCATCCAATGACTGGCTTAAAGCATAAGCTATTAGACTCGGTAACCCAGAGTTTGATCGTTAAATCAATGAGAGACTCAGCCTTGGATATGTTAAGGTGTGGTGTTACAACATTTGCTGATTTTCGTGAAGGAGGGAAGAAAGGTGTGATTCTCTTAAAAAGAGCTCTTAAAGGAGTGAAGATTAGAGCATTAATTCTTGGAAGACCAAATTACTATTTCGATGAAGAAGAGGTTTTAAAGAATTCCCCTATGCCAGATGAAAAGTTTCACGAAGTCGAAGAAGTTTTAAAGATATGTGATGGTTTGGGTCTAAGTGGTCCTAATGAATATACAGATCAATCTATGAAGGAATTGTCTAGGTTAGTCAATGGCAAGAAGCTATTAGCTATACATGTATGTGAAGATAGATGTTCTGTTGATTTTTCATTAAAAAATTTTCATCAAAGTGAGGTTAAGCGAGCTTTAAAGAATGACAAATTAGATTTTCTTGTTCATCTTACTCATCCAAGAAATGAAGATTTAAAACTCGTTACAAAGGCTAAAGTCCCAGTTGTATGCTGTCCAAGAGCCAACTCGATCTTAGGTTGCGGATTCCCACCAATTAACTCTATGATAAAAAGTGGTATTACAGTTGCTCTAGGTACTGATAATGTTATGTTCAGTTCGATAGATCTATTTCGTGAAATGGATTTTACATCAAGGGTTTCTAGAGCCTTGGAAAGAGAACCTTCAAAGATATCGTCTAAGGAGATTATGAAGATGGCTACGATCAACGCTTCAAAGGCGTTGAAATTGGATAAAGAAATTGGATCGATAGAAGAAGGGAAAAGAGCCGATGCAGTATTTATCAACATGGGTACAAGAAATCTGAAGTCAGTAAAAAATACTATCAACGCTATAGTGCATAGGGTTAGACCTGATGACATTCAAGCCGTGATGGTAGGAGGTGAAATAGTTTATGGATCTCTGCCAAAATATTCATGA
- a CDS encoding GTP cyclohydrolase IIa yields MTDQVQMTLIRIDNYGPWTLELGNDREYRLQILQSQLHAHLQRSFAMKGGAVFFNRFDEMVAVTNGISLEDHKEIQDEILQNYPFTISMGIGVAEEPFTALEKATIALQRYGEGKKIMTGELCDLYNYCVQIAHIDVNNMTDRFTKKLSAYETALMINKLNVKLSELFLNHKSLTFFCGGDNFIAVANGVSENEVEMILRLTSKDFNLMLKAGIGIARTGRKAIELATKGLDMIRDRKVKGSVQKLSDML; encoded by the coding sequence TTGACTGACCAAGTACAAATGACTCTTATTAGAATAGACAACTATGGCCCATGGACTCTCGAGCTCGGCAATGATAGAGAGTATAGATTGCAAATACTTCAGTCTCAGCTTCATGCCCATTTACAAAGATCGTTCGCAATGAAAGGTGGAGCAGTATTTTTCAATCGTTTTGATGAAATGGTTGCAGTCACTAATGGCATTTCCTTAGAGGACCATAAAGAAATTCAAGATGAAATATTGCAGAATTATCCATTTACTATAAGTATGGGTATAGGAGTGGCTGAAGAGCCATTCACTGCTTTAGAGAAAGCAACAATAGCCTTACAGAGATATGGGGAAGGAAAAAAAATAATGACAGGCGAATTATGTGATCTATACAATTATTGTGTACAAATCGCCCATATAGACGTAAACAATATGACAGACAGATTCACAAAAAAATTATCAGCTTATGAAACAGCATTGATGATAAATAAATTAAATGTTAAATTAAGCGAGCTCTTTCTAAATCATAAATCTTTAACTTTCTTTTGTGGCGGAGATAACTTCATAGCAGTTGCGAACGGTGTTTCAGAGAATGAAGTTGAGATGATTCTTAGGTTGACAAGTAAAGATTTTAATCTTATGTTAAAAGCTGGTATCGGTATAGCGAGAACTGGACGAAAAGCTATAGAACTTGCTACGAAAGGATTGGACATGATTAGGGATCGCAAGGTAAAAGGTTCTGTTCAAAAGCTCTCTGACATGTTATGA